From a region of the Besnoitia besnoiti strain Bb-Ger1 chromosome I, whole genome shotgun sequence genome:
- a CDS encoding catalase (encoded by transcript BESB_009270), with translation MAQPQPTPFQKFGPLLTTSSGNPVDDNQHSITAGPRGPTILGDFHLLDKLAHFDRERIPERVVHAKGGGAFGYFEVTHDITKYCKAKLFEKVGKRTPVFARFSTVAGELGSADTKRDPRGFALKFYTEEGNWDMVGNNTPIFFVRDAIKFPDFIHSQKRHPLTHVHDPNMVWDFFSLVPESAHQVTFLYTDRGTPDGFRHMNGYGSHTFKFVNKDNEAFYVKWHFKTNQGIKNLSRHRAKQLESEDPDYAIRDLFNAIARNEFPSWTFCIQVMPVKDAETYRWNVFDVTKVWPHGDYPLIPVGQLVLNRNPENYFQDVEQAAFSPAHMIPGIEPSEDRMLQGRLFSYSDTHRHRLGANYHQIPVNRAWNCPHGDYSVRDGPMCIDGNKGGQANYEPNSISGFPQADKRNAAWSGSTSVTGLVARHPQEHPNSDFEQPGALYRKVLAEPERAALIENIADHLKQARRDIQERQVKIFYKCDPEYGERVARAVGLPIEACHSASL, from the exons ATGGCGCAACCGCAGCCCACTCCGTTCCAGAAATTTGGGCCGCTCCTCACCACCTCCTCGGGGAATCCGGTCGATGACAACCAACACTCCATCACTGCTGGCCCCAGGGGCCCAACA ATACTTGGCGACTTCCACCTCCTCGACAAGCTCGCGCACTTCGATCGTGAACGCATCCCC GAGCGAGTTGTGCACGCcaaaggcggcggcgcctttgGCTACTTCGAGGTCACGCACGACATCACCAA ATACTGCAAAGCGAAGTTGTTTGAGAAGGTTGGGAAGCGCACGCCAGTGTTTGCACGCTTCTCAACGGTGGCGGGCGAGCTGGGTAGCGCCGACACGAAGCGCGATCCGCGGGGTTTCGCGCTCAAGTTTTACACGGAGGAAGGCAACTGGGACATGGTAGGGAACAACACGCCGATTTTTTTCGTGCGCGATGCGATCAAGTTCCCCGACTTCATTCACTCGCAGAAGCGCCATCCGCTCACGCACGTGCACGACCCCAACATGGTGTGGgatttcttctccctcgtcccCGAAAGCGCTCACCAGGTCACCTTTCTGTACACGGACCGCGGCACGCCGGACGGATTTCGGCACATGAACGGATACGGCAGCCACACGTTCAAATTCGTCAACAA GGATAACGAGGCGTTCTACGTGAAATGGCATTTCAAAACGAATCAGGGAATCAAGAACTTGTCTCGACatcgcgcgaagcagctcgaAAGCGAAGACCCAGACTACGCAATCCGCGATCTCTTCAACGCCATCGCCAGAAATGAGTTCCCCTCGTGGACATTTTGCATTCAG GTGATGCCGGTgaaggacgcagagacgtACCGCTGGAATGTTTTCGACGTCACCAAAGTCTGGCCTCACGGCGACTACCCGCTCATTCCCGTCGGGCAGCTCGTGCTGAATCGAAATCCCGAAAATTACTTCCAGGACGTTGAACAAGCGgccttctctcccgcgcaCATGATCCCGGGCATCGAGCCGAGCGAAGACCGCATGCTTCAGGGCCGCCTCTTCTCCTACTCAGACACTCACCGACACAGACTCGGAG CCAACTACCACCAAATTCCAGTGAATCGCGCGTGGAACTGCCCTCACGGCGACTACTCAGTGCGCGACGGCCCCATGTGCATCGATGGCAATAAGGGCGGGCAAGCGAACTACGAGCCCAACAGCATCAGCGGCTTTCCTCAAGCGGACAAAAGAAACGCAGCCTGGTCGGGCTCCACAAGCGTGAccggcctcgtcgcgcgccacCCCCAGGAACACCCCAACAGC GACTTTGAGCAGCCTGGAGCTTTGTACCGGAAAGTCCTGGCGGAGcccgagcgcgcggcgttGATTGAAAACATCGCTGACCATCTGAAGCAAGCGCGACGCGAC ATTCAGGAACGACAGGTGAAGATCTTCTACAAATGCGATCCTGAGTATGGCGAGAGAGTCGCACGCGCCGTCGGCCTTCCCATTGAGGCGTGCCACTCAGCGAGCCTGTAg
- a CDS encoding hypothetical protein (encoded by transcript BESB_009230) — MGAVCSRLNKDASKEPAAPRLPSPATAADAKAATPGESQAQGEAAGQSTAPGAQPKPQGRPIPSAMDEFKPGSGAGVYLLEFPEPQTSLVSQYAHEVPTTQGTVLLQVKAPPYSPIPKTRFVLQGGKRVLRPNIEAMKDTPGVKAKYCEVIMAFVNLASTYNGFLWASSHLDTAKQPFSIFYLERIKKAPVISDEPLPEMENSMPIGGRIVQKEIEKPAETVHLVKQGGEGEPKQEGEDTKATSEDVEGQKAPEGDGKEDKNAEAAEKAQEGEKKEEGEKADEAKEETNKEEAKQEEHIEEGLYVRFLGPDSSVGYRLLASCGIVPLPLEKAKELISEDKRVEDIEAIKTVVTKAGGGKWEQGGCSFSNSLQIVQRGCQGKETCQFKAYTELFLVEGITDPCPSLKNPFLAVDYGCVPVSRPAPLFDTKAVAFRTGVTPHYLLLAEHTTSCPPTSKIEVSPTEAAEVYSLNDARSVCNLHQQCSHFIWDFKNRQATFCSGDRWKTAEKSSGFTIGIKPSEFSIPGYAVYLNYVGICTEPNILDKRKTTIPMQDGPALCTARRKCEFWTASTSAGLVSLPGYTHQLWLCSGTPTMIPRDGFVFAAKAQDLEGIRPDALLGELAQPSEIDVFQFSQGYPTPSEADRAKAVRRPEDSRLAGQIY; from the exons ATGGGAGCTGTATGCAGCAGACTCAACAAAGACGCATCCAaagagcccgcggcgccgcgactccCGTCGCCAGCTACCGCCGCAGATGCGAAAGCAGCGACACCTGGTGAATCGCAAGCGCAAGGTGAAGCTGCTGGGCAGTCAACCGCTCCTGGTGCTCAGCCGAAGCCGCAGGGGCGTCCCATTCCTTCAGCGATGGACGAATTCAAGCCTGGATCTGGCGCTGGAGTGTACCTGTTGGAGTTTCCAGAGCCTCAGACGTCGCTCGTGTCTCAATATGCCCACGAAGTCCCGACCACCCAGGGCACCGTGCTGCTACAGGTGAAGGCGCCCCCCTACAGCCCGATCCCCAAAACTCGCTTTGTCCTGCAGGGAGGGAAGAGAGTTCTGCGCCCGAATATCGAG GCAATGAAAGATACTCCTGGTGTGAAGGCAAAATACTGCGAGGTCATCATGGCTTTTGTTAACCTTGCGTCAACCTACAATGGTTTCCTGTGGGCATCTTCTCATCTGGACACAGCCAAACAGCCCTTCAGTATCTTCTACTTGGAGCGCATCAAGAAGGCACCTGTG ATTTCAGACGAACCCTTGCCTGAAATGGAGAATTCGATGCCCATTGGAGGTCGAATAGTTCAGAAGGAAATCGAAAAGCCTGCTGAGACCGTCCATTTGGTGAAGCAGGGAGGGGAGGGCGAGCCCAAacaggagggcgaagacacgaaggcgacgagcgaggaCGTCGAGGGTCAGAAAGCACCAGAAGGTGATGGGAAGGAAGACAAGAACGCAGAGGCTGCCGAAAAGGCGCAGGAAGGtgaaaaaaaagaggagggagaaaaggctgacgaggcgaaggaagagaCCAACAAAGAGGAGGCCAAACAGGAAGAACATATCGAAGAGGGATTGTACGTGCGCTTTTTGGGTCCGGACTCCAGCGTAGGCTATCGGTTATTGGCTAGCTGTGGCATTGTCCCACTTCCTCTTGAGAAGGCGAAAGAGCTTATCAGTGAGGACAAACGGGTTGAGGACATCGAGGCGATCAAGACTGTCGTCACTAAAGCAG GCGGCGGCAAGTGGGAACAGGGCGGGTGTAGCTTCAGTAATAGCCTTCAAATTGTGCAGCGGGGGTGCCAAGGCAAAGAAACTTGTCAG TTCAAGGCATACACCGAACTATTCTTGGTGGAGGGAATCACAGACCCTTGCCCAAGCCTGAAGAATCCGTTCCTTGCGGTTG ACTACGGATGTGTCCCCGTGAG TCGGCCGGCACCACTTTTTGACACGAAGGCAGTGGCGTTCCGGACTGGCGTAACCCCGCATTATCTACTTCTGGCGGAGCACACGACATCTTGTCCGCCGACGTCGAAAATAGAAGTGTCGCCGACTGAAGCCGCGGAGGTGTATAGCCTG AATGACGCGCGGTCGGTGTGCAATCTGCATCAGCAGTGCTCTCATTTCATCTGGGACTTCAAAAACCGCCAAGCCACTTTCTGCTCTG GGGATAGGTGGAAGACAGCGGAAAAGAGCAGTGGGTTCACAATCGGTATAAAGCCTTCAGAATTCAG TATCCCCGGCTACGCTGTCTACCTTAACTACGTTGGCATATGTACGGAGCCAAACATTCTAGACAAACGGAAAACTACCATCCCCATGCAAG ATGGACCAGCCCTCTGCACCGCTCGAAGAAAATGTGAATTCTGGACAGCAA GCACCTCTGCGGGGCTGGTGTCCCTCCCGGGATACACTCACCAACTGTGGCTGTGCAGCGGAACCCCTACAATGATCCCT AGAGACGGTTTCGTAttcgctgcgaaggcgcaggatC TGGAGGGTATACGGCCAGACGCGCTTCTGGGAGAGCTGGCCCAACCAAGTGAAATAGACGTATTCCAATTCTCTCAG GGCTATCCCACTCCATCAGAGGCCGACAGAGCAAAAGCCGTAAGACGTCCTGAGgactcgcggctcgctggcCAGATTTACTAG
- a CDS encoding histidine acid phosphatase superfamily protein (encoded by transcript BESB_009240) — translation MRLSCVATWTALICQASLISRSDQAESPESASLGSLDTPGDVSSCLLPPHGGSGTRVSEAPLAHPDGADAAQGSTDSPVSVQHTSEKGKNLSKHFPEDSAEDIVEAAGAQIPALASAGSARTGRALRGSDILYSESRPHSYSDRLTSSASTATRAATPMPRPTLAVDSKFVFVLHRHGARSAASYASSTPLYGDIQREQLLPTGAAQLRNSGWELRHYLLSSYSPSRRDSDNGKRGDEAPWVASKSSATQSEANRPQVPHAVDPAIKGSSAGLSAGILACLAWADVVSDCAQLPDALAILMRMFPPSSLLVRASAYPRTKWSAAAFLEGFYGLPHGFLVSPEDLARETGTKSGEPWCLSREVCAHDSSAQPHAPVSFPGSSETRVPGLDVSTFSGPGGCTALSLPCILSAPVASDVFLRGAIISGAPAELWKLYNEVQAKPAWIEKAAQVQSVLDTVAEVYGPDAVGSMGWLAGDMLISEEAVGEKVPLRKLHDWLDGQGAQRPRADKEDAAAGEAAAPVTSEPATPSEASHGAHASTYTEVIEGIREAFRACYDLVYSDEKMRTYASQGALRFLNAMLRVKTYGRSADFEELRRVAEEVGGFETLFPTQAAPGGSDDEPFEAGWEAQLTRPAIQEEQIHKTIDDIKVMLASLHDHSIIAFLATLKVYDHNIIPHGARMYVELVQKQAPLSAGGEMLENGPDVLARRFEPFTEDTGVDSRRRELSANAGTADKQAPARFMPTRENRSHEGADGEERSEWPHSSFFVEVLYGTPEVAMRAVTLPFCAKDSGLRGTLPETMCPLSVWLTRTYQALGQ, via the coding sequence ATGAGGCTCAGCTGCGTCGCAACTTGGACGGCGCTGATTTGTCAGGCATCTCTCATTTCCAGAAGCGACCAGGCTGAGTCACCTGAATCAGCTTCTTTGGGCTCGTTGGATACTCCAGGAGATGTGTCATCCTGCCTCTTGCCTCCACATGGCGGATCGGGCACACGTGTGTCAGAGGCGCCGCTTGCGCATCCTGATGGAGCCGACGCAGCCCAGGGCTCCACTGATTCACCCGTTAGTGTGCAACATACAAGCGAGAAGGGCAAGAACCTTTCAAAACACTTTCCGGAAGACTCGGCAGAAGACATAGTGGAagctgctggcgcgcagATTCCCGCTCTGGCATCGGCGGGATCGGCACGGACGGGGCGTGCGCTTCGTGGCAGCGATATTTTATACAGCGAATCGCGGCCACACTCGTACAGCGACCGACTgacctcgtctgcgtctacAGCAACTCGTGCTGCCACGCCAATGCCCCGCCCCACGCTTGCTGTTGACTCGAAATTTGTATTCGTCCTTCACCGGCATGGAGCTCGGTCAGCGGCCTCGTACGCGTCCTCGACGCCTCTCTACGGAGATATCCAGCGTGAGCAGCTGCTTCCCACTGGAGCGGCGCAGCTTCGCAACTCCGGTTGGGAGCTCAGGCACTACCTGTTGTCGAGCTACAGCCCGTCACGCCGCGACTCCGATAACGGTaaacgcggcgacgaagcgccGTGGGTAGCCTCGAAGTCTTCGGCAACCCAGTCTGAGGCGAACCGACCTCAGGTGCCCCACGCAGTTGATCCGGCAATAAAGGGGTCCTCGGCAGGCCTAAGTGCGGGCATTCTTGCGTGTCTTGCCTGGGCTGACGTGGTTTCAGACTGCGCGCAATTGCCTGACGCATTGGCCATACTGATGCGCATGTTCCCTCCCTCCAGCCTTTTAGTGCGGGCGTCGGCTTATCCTCGAACCAAATGGAGCGCTGCGGCTTTTCTAGAAGGTTTTTACGGTCTTCCGCACGGATTTCTCGTCTCTCCGGAGGACCTTGCGCGCGAAACGGGAACCAAGAGTGGAGAGCCGTGGTGTCTGTCGCGAGAGGTGTGCGCGCATGATTCCAGCGCCCAGCCGCATGCACCTGTCAGCTTTCCTGGTTCGTCAGAGACTCGGGTGCCAGGTTTGGATGTTTCCACGTTTAGCGGCCCAGGGGGTTGCACGGCCTTGAGCCTGCCCTGCATTCTGTCGGCTCCCGTTGCGTCCGACGTGTTTCTGAGAGGCGCGATCATCTCAGGAGCCCCTGCGGAGCTGTGGAAACTCTACAATGAGGTCCAGGCAAAGCCCGCGTGGATCGAGAAGGCCGCTCAAGTGCAGTCCGTCTTGGACACGGTGGCCGAAGTGTATGGCCCGGATGCTGTAGGGAGCATGGGGTGGCTGGCGGGGGATATGCTCATCAGCGAAGAAGCGGTGGGCGAGAAGGTGCCGCTGCGGAAACTGCACGATTGGCTCGACGGCCAAGGCGCTCAGAGACCGCGCGCCGACAAGGAAgatgcggctgcaggcgaggctgctgcgccagtcaccagcgagcccgcgactccaagcgaggcgagccaTGGCGCGCACGCCTCCACATATACGGAAGTCATCGAGGGTATTCGGGAAGCGTTCAGAGCATGCTACGACTTGGTCTACTCCGACGAAAAGATGCGCACGTACGCGTCTCAGGGAGCACTGCGTTTTCTCAATGCCATGCTGCGGGTCAAGACTTACGGCAGATCGGCAGATTTTGAGGAGCTCCGCAGGGTCGCGGAAGAAGTCGGCGGCTTCGAGACGCTGTTTCCGACGCAAGCTGCGCCAgggggcagcgacgacgaaccTTTCGAGGCAGGGTGGGAGGCGCAGTTGACGCGTCCCGCGATACAAGAGGAGCAGATTCACAAGACAATCGACGACATCAAGGTCATGCTCGCAAGTCTGCACGACCACTCCATCATCGCGTTTCTCGCGACGTTGAAGGTGTACGACCACAATATTATCCCTCATGGCGCGAGAATGTATGTAGAGCTTGTACAGAAACAAGCCCCACTGTCCGCCGGTGGGGAAATGTTGGAAAACGGCCCGGATGTCCTTGCCCGGCGCTTCGAGCCGTTCACGGAGGACACGGGCGTGGATTCTCGACGTCGAGAACTGTCGGCTAATGCGGGCACGGCAGACAAGCAGGCGCCGGCACGGTTCATGCCGACGCGTGAGAATCGCTCTCACGAAGGAGCGGATGGCGAGGAACGCAGTGAATGGCCGCATTCAAGTTTTTTCGTAGAAGTTTTGTACGGCACGCCAGAAGTCGCAATGCGTGCAGTAACTCTGCCTTTCTGTGCCAAGGATTCGGGACTCCGCGGCACGCTACCCGAGACTATGTGTCCACTGAGCGTGTGGCTCACGCGGACATACCAGGCGCTCGGACAATAA
- a CDS encoding myosin A (encoded by transcript BESB_009260), with amino-acid sequence MALHRAMRYTTLACANLKARENPITPAEAATLQNALVWCDATPLVKEQPSELYEKCLFLELVDDTSALLRPLGKDPERIDSHHAVDALTVPLARVWPANEGVNPLAISDIGMLAHTSNACVLDFVKSRYMADKVYTHAGPLLVAVNPFRDLGNTDRAWIERYASTADASSLCPHVFAVARAAIESLRTAKKNQCIVVSGESGAGKTEATKQMLTFVATAPGASQTAAPEERKETSCIPKAFLAANPVLEAFGNAKTVLNDNSSRFGRFMYLQVGKQGGIEHGSVQNFLLEKSRVLTQAAEERSYHIFYQLVRGASPALREELHLLDLTSYKFINPSCLDIPHVDDAADFQEVLASLEAIGLTEAQVASVLSLVSGVLLLGNVEFVSVECGGVPDAAAIADAQRPLFETACKLLHVDAGLVEAQLTQKKTCAAGKVISIFWKASEAKMLSESLAKAVYEKLFDWIVVAANKTVQHPSGRLPSFLGMLDIFGFEMFPVNSLEQLFINLTNELLQKNFVTVVFETESRIYQAEGIIVDALEYKQNDEVIAVLCGKKSVFALLEDQCLAPGGSDEKLARSVNGLLAQRRGGGTGKGKDFSFTVSHSTGDVTYRTENFLLKNKDVLRAELVEVLQQSPDSVTKELFKNVTVQKGKLMKGQLIASQFLSQLAQLTAVINEAECHFVRCVKPNNSKLARVWDAQKVLVQLHTLSVIEALQFHNIGFSYRRSFAECIRQFRYIHLGALDRMQADPRGACEALLRSSSLPSSMWRLGKTMAFLSRGGQQRLLAEQRAKLADHRRLVQVVEACVKRRSARKTFLASLRGLIRLQAHARRQITLLDAAPEKVLIHGTA; translated from the exons ATGGCGCTTCACCGGGCGATGAGATACACGACGCTCGCGTGCGCAAACCTGAAGGCGCGCGAAAACCCCATCACTCCAGCGGAGGCCGCCACGCTTCAA AACGCTCTGGTGTGGTGCGACGCAACGCCTTTGGTGAAGGAGCAGCCCTCAGAGCTCTACGAGAAGTGCCTTTTCCTCGAGCTGGTTGACGACACCTctgctcttctccgcccctTAGGAAAGGATCCTGAACGAATAGACTCGCATCATGCAGTCGAC GCGCTCACAGTCCCCTTGGCGCGCGTGTGGCCTGCGAACGAAGGCGTCAACCCTCTGGCGATTTCCGACATCGGGATGCTGGCTCACACCAGCAACGCGTGCGTCCTCGACTTTGTCAAGAGTCGCTACATGGCGGACAAAGTCTAC ACACACGCAGGCCCGCTGCTGGTAGCAGTGAATCCGTTTCGCGACCTGGGTAACACAGATCGCGCGTGGATTGAGCGCTACGCGTCAACGGCCGACGCGTCGTCCCTCTGTCCGCACGTCTTCGcggtggcgcgcgcggcgatcgAGAGTCTGCGAACAGCGAAGAAGAATCAGTGCATCGTGGTCTCGGGCGAATCCGGCGCAGGGAAGACGGAGGCCACCAAGCAGATGCTCACTTTCGTCGCCACAGCGCCGGGGGCTAGTCAAACCGCCGCCCCAGAAG agagaaaggaaaccTCTTGCATTCCGAAGGCTTTTCTGGCGGCGAATCCCGTGCTGGAGGCCTTCGGCAACGCGAAGACTGTCTTGAACGACAACTCGAGCCGATTCGGTCGCTTCATGTATCTTCAG GTCGGCAAGCAGGGCGGCATTGAGCACGGGTCTGTGCAGAACTTTTTGTTGGAGAAGTCGCGCGTGTTGActcaggccgcggaggagcgctCATACCACATTTTTTATCAGCTCGTCaggggcgcgtcgcctgcgctgagGGAGGAGCTGCATCTCCTCGACCTCACTTCGTACAAGTTCATCAACCCTTCGTGCCTCGACATTCCGCACGTG gacgacgcggcggactTCCAGGAGGTTTTGGCGAGTCTCGAGGCCATCGGATTGACCGAGGCGCAAGTGGCGTCGgtcctctcgctcgtctccgGCGTTTTGCTGCTGGGGAACGTCGAATTTGTCTCCGTCgagtgcggcggcgtgccagacgcagctgcgatcgcggacgcgcagcgacCCCTTTTCGAG ACCGCGTGCAAGCTGCTGCACGTGGACGCCGGTCtggtggaggcgcagctaacgcagaagaagacctgcgcggcggggaAGGTAATTTCGATTTTCTGGAAGGCGTCGGAAGCGAAGATGCTCAGTGAGTCTCTCGCGAAAGCTGTCTACGAGAAGCTCTTCGACTGgatcgtcgtcgccgccaaCAAAACTGTCCAGCACCCCAGCGGGCGATTGCCTTCCTTTCTCG GAATGCTAGACATCTTCGGGTTCGAGATGTTCCCCGTGAACTCCCTAGAACAGTTGTTCATCAATCTGACTaacgagctgctgcagaagaacTTTGTTACCGTCGTTTTTGAAACT GAGAGCAGGATTTACCAGGCAGAGGGGATTATCGTGGACGCTCTCGAGTACAAACAGAACGACGAAGTCATCGCGGTTCTCTGCGGAAAGAAGTCGGTTTTTGCGCTGCTAGAGGATCAGTGCCTCGCTCcaggcggaagcgacgagAAGCTCGCGCGGAGCGTCAACGGCCTGCTGGCAC agaggcgcggcggcggcacagGCAAAGGCAAAGACTTCAGCTTCACCGTCTCGCACTCGACGGGCGACGTCACATACAGAACCGAGAACTTTCTGCTGAAAAACAAAGACGTCCTCCGCGCAGAGCTTGTCGAGGTGCTGCAGCAGTCACCCGACTCAG TGACCAAAGAACTCTTCAAGAATGTCACCGTGCAGAAGGGCAAGCTGATGAAGGGGCAACTCATCGCCTCGCAGTTCCTCAGCCAGCTCGCACAACTCACTGCTGTCATCAAT GAGGCGGAGTGTCATTTTGTGCGGTGCGTGAAACCGAACAACTCCAAGCTCGCCCGAGTTTGGGACGCACAGAAAGTGCTCGTTCAACTTCATACTCTCTCGGTCATTGAGGCTCTACAGTTTCACAACATCGGTTTCTCCTACAG GCGGTCGTTCGCGGAGTGCATCCGGCAGTTCCGGTACATTCACTTGGGGGCTCTTGATCGCATGCAAGCTgatccgcgaggcgcgtgcgaagctctgctgcgcagctcgtctCTGCCGAGTTCGATGTGGCGCCTGGGAAAAACCATGGCGTTTCTGTCCCGCGgaggccagcagcgcctgctggctgAGCAGCGCGCGAAACTGGCCGACCACAGACGGCTAGTTCAAGTCGTCGAGGCTTGCgtgaagcgccgcagcgcgcggaagaccttcctcgcgagtctgcgcggcctcattcgcctccaggcgcacgcgcgacgaCAGATCACGCTGCTTGATGCGGCACCCGAAAAAGTCCTCATTCACGGCACAGCTTGA
- a CDS encoding hypothetical protein (encoded by transcript BESB_009250) encodes MAEQLSNPYVAQYASVSVAADEPSRPAVLISGGGATASPSVRLPPTIVTPSSTHIPTAPSPQAAPGTVFVTTAQSFPSTGVLPSATSSITYTAHPAAPGGSFCMSSAPVAVMPEGPPPALLPPIPSSFRPGWLSNASSEDLPGVRTLRGGIVTCIMVLLVCSLFACLGRADFNFVLYLVGYHLWCVEGETKSVTGVKRLLRGARQYAVLLCIASVVEITWLFIAYSTWSCDKGDAEICFPESENLKARWTYGIHSWALGLSTFNLLVKILLIFLSFTWVQQQRNTLGLAGAGPVPGGTSILPPSSD; translated from the exons ATGGCGGAGCAACTCTCGAACCCGTATGTGGCGCAGTACGCGTCTGTGTCTgtggcggcggacgagcCCTCGCGGCCCGCTGTCCTGATTAGCGGCGGCGGTGCCacggcctctccctctgtgCGGCTTCCTCCCACCATCGTCACGCCGTCATCGACTCACATCCCGACAGCGCCGTCTCCGCAGGCCGCTCCAGGAACTGTGTTTGTGACGACGGCACAGAGTTTTCCCTCGACTGGCGTGCTGCCTTCTGCGACGAGCAGCATCACATACACGGCTCatcccgccgcgcctggcggAAGTTTCTGCATGTCCTCAGCTCCTGTTGCCGTGATGCCTGAAGGCCCCCCTCccgctcttctgcctcctaTTCCCTCCTCTTTCCGTCCGGGGTGGCTCTCGAATGCTTCTTCGGAAGACCTCCCGGGAGTACGGACGCTGCGCGGAGGCATCGTCACTTGCATTATGGTTCTCCTCGTGTGCTCTCTCTTTGCCTGCCTGGGGCGCGCGGATTTTAACTTTGTCCTCTACTTGGTCGGGTATCATCTGTGGTgcgtggagggcgagacgaagagcgTGACAGGCGTGAAGAGGCTTCTCCGAGGCGCCCGACAGTACGCCGTCCTTCTTTGCATTGCGTCCGTGGTTGAAATCACCTGGCTCTTCATCGCTTACTCCACGTGGAGCTGCGACaagggcgacgccgaaaTATGCTTCCCAGAGAGCGAAAACCTGAAAGCCCGGTGGACGTACGGCATCCACAGCTGGGCGCTAGGTCTCTCCACCTTCAACCTCCTCGTGAAG ATTCTTCTCATCTTCCTTTCCTTCACTTGGGTCCAACAACAAC GAAACACTCTCggtctcgcaggcgcagggcCGGTTCCAGGCGGCACGTCCATTCTGCCCCCCTCCTCGGACTAA